The Sulfuricurvum sp. IAE1 DNA segment ATCAACCAGGGAATCCAGTTCGGGTTGACCCGGAACAAACTGATCCACGGAAAGCGTTATTGTCCCTGTTTCTTTGTCACCGGGAACAAAGAAGAAGATCGCATCTGCCCCTGTAAACCGGCGCTGGAACACGAAATCCCCACAGACGGCGTATGCCACTGCCAGATTTTCTGTACTCCCGCCTACGCGGCTTCGCAGCTTAAAAACGAAGAGATCGAAGCGGTCGTGCACCAGCATTCACGCGGTCTAAGCGCCGAAGAGTGCCAAATCCTGCTGAACAAAAGCGATATCGACAGCGACGAACTTACCGCTCTCATCGAAGCGCGTACACTGGGCATGGTCGATTTTAAAATCGTCGACGTTCGCGAATGGATGGAATGGAAAATGGGCCGTATCGCGGGTGCAGACCACCTGGTTCCGACCAGCAGCTTTTTTCAAACCCTCAACGAAGCCGCGATCGGTAAAGACGAACACATCATCGTCTACTGCCACGTCGGAAGCCGCAGTGCACATTGCCAGCGGATATTGACCGACATGGGATACACCAACGTATCCAACCTTGCCCACGGAATCGTCTCGTACGGCGGCGAAATCGTCCGGGGCTGATCGAAGGGACCTGTATGAAAGTATTATTGACCAAAGACGTCAAAGGGGTCGGAAAAGCGGGCGAGATCAAAGAAGTCGCCGACGGCTACGGAAAAAACTTCCTCATCGGTAAAGGGCTCGCGCTTGCCGCGACCAATGAAGTACTCAAGAAGTACGAAGCGGAACAACGGAAAAAAGCAGCTGACGAAGCGGCGGAAATCGAGCGCCTCAATGCCCTGAAAAGCCGTCTTGGGGACCTCAAGGTCGTCATTACCAAAAAACTCGGTAATACCGGTCACCTTTTTGGCGCCGTGACAAAAGACGAAATTGCCGATGCGCTCAAAGCCCAGTACGGGATAGAAATCGATAAAAAAGAACTCGATGCCAAGCACGGGATCAAAACAACCGGCCTTCACGACCTGGATCTCAAACTCGGGCACGGTATCCACGCCACCCTTCATCTCGAAATCAAAGGGGAATAAGCATGTTCGACGCCACCACCATACTCGCCTATAAAGGACGCAACAAAGCCGTTATCGGCGGTGACGGGCAGGTGACGTTCGGCCATACCGTTCTCAAAAACAACGCGACCAAAATCCGCACCCTGCACAACGGAGAGATCCTCGCCGGTTTTGCGGGTTCGACCGCGGATGCGTTTAACCTTTTTGATATGTTCGAAGAACACCTGGCCCATCGTAAAGGCGAACTTATCAAAGCGGTTATCGACTTTTCCAAAGCGTGGCGAAAGGACAAAATCCTCCGCCGCCTCGAAGCGATGATGATCGTCCTCAACACCGAGCATATATTCATCCTGACAGGGAACGGAGACGTCGTCGAACCCGAAGACGGCGAGCTGGCCGCAATCGGCAGCGGCGGAAGCTATGCCATCGCCGCCGCACGAGCACTGAAGCACCATTCCGCCCTGGACGAAGAAGCGCTCGTCAAAGAGTCCCTCTCCATCGCTGCGGATTTGTGCATCTATACGAATCACAACATCAAAACTCTCACCCTCGGATAAGACGCATGAACATGACCCCCCAAGAGATCGTCGATTATCTCGACCAGCACATCATCGGACAAAGAGATGCGAAAAAAACGATCGCCCTGGCGCTTCGGACCCGGTATCGCCGATTGCTTCTCGATCCGGCGCTGCGCGAGGAGATCATGCCCAAAAACATCCTGATGATCGGTTCGACCGGGGTCGGAAAAACCGAAATATCCCGCCGGCTGGCAAAACTCATGCAGCTTCCCTTCATCAAAGTCGAGGCGAGCAAATACACCGAGGTCGGATTCGTCGGGCGGGACGTCGAGTCAATGGTCAGAGACCTGGTCATGACCGCCCTTGCGATGGTCAAAGCCGAGCATACCGAAAACAATGCCGAAGCGATCGAACAGTACGTGATGGACACGATCCTCAAAAAACTTCTCCCCGAACCTTCCCATTTTGCATCGGATACCAAACGGGAAGAATACACCGCATCCAAAGAGCGGATGAAAGAGCGTATCGCGAACGGCGAAATGGACGAGCGGACGATCGAAATCGACCTCCCGAAAGGAAACGTCGAATTCAACGATACCAACATGCCGCCTGAAATCGCGCGGGTTCAGGAATCTTTTTCCCGGATGTTTTCGGTTATGGGCAAAGAGGACTCCAAAAAAGAGGTAACGGTCAAAGAGGCCAAAGAAATCCTTCGCCAGGAAGCGTCCGAAACCCTTCTAAACCAGGAACAGATCAAGCGCGAAGCGCTCCGCCGCGTCGAAGAGGGGGGAATTATTTTCCTCGATGAGATCGATAAAATCGCCGTAAGCGCCCGAAGCGACGGACGAAACGATCCCAGCAAGGAAGGAGTGCAGCGAGACCTGCTCCCGATTGTGGAGGGGAGTATCGTTTCGACCAAATTCGGACCCGTCAAAACCGATCATATCCTTTTCATCGCGGCCGGTGCGTTTCACCTGACCAAGCCCAGCGACCTGATACCCGAACTACAGGGACGTTTTCCCCTGCGTGTCGAGCTCGAACCGCTCGACGAAGAAGCGCTTTATCAAATTCTGACCAAACCGAAAAACTCGTTGCTCGAGCAATACAAAGCGCTGCTCGCAACCGAAAACGTAACCCTCGAATTCGATGATGCGGCGATACGCGCCATGGCAAGCTATTCGCAAAAAGCCAACGACAAAACCGAAGACATCGGTGCCAGACGCCTTCATACCGTCGTCGAAAAAGTTCTGGAAGAGATCAGTTTCAACGCGGTTCTGCACCGAAACACCACGGTCACCGTCACCGCCGAAACGGTCAATGCCATTCTTTCACCCGTCGTCGAGAACGAAGATCTCGCACGCTACATTCTCTAAAGGATTTCAATGAGCAAAGCCGGATTCGTAGCTCTAGTAGGCCGTCCGAACGCGGGAAAAAGCACCATGATGAACTGGCTTTTGGGCGAAAAGATCGCCCTGGTAAGCCAAAAAGCCAATGCGACCCGAAAACGCTCGAACGCGATTGTCATGCACCACGACGACCAGATCATTTTCGTCGACACTCCCGGACTGCACCAGGCCGAAAAACTACTCAACCAATACATGCTCGAAGAAGCGCTCAAAGCGATCGGTGACTGCGATCTGATCGTCTATCTGGCCCCCGCTTCGGATAAAACGAGCCATTACGAAAAATTTCTCGAACTCAATGCGCAAAAACGTAAACACATCATCGTCCTGAGCAAAATCGATCAGGTGCCTCAGGCCGAACTCCTCAAAAAAATCGGCGAATACAACCGTTTCAGCGACCGTTTCGAAGCGCTGATTCCGATGTCGGTAACCAAAAACGTGGGCAAAAACGATCTGCTCGACACCATCGTCAAACACCTCGAAGAATCTCCCTACCTCTACGATCCTGATAACCTCACAACGGAGATGATGCGGGATATCTACAAAGAGTTCGTCCGCGAAGCGATCTTCGACAATATCAGTGACGAAATCCCTTACGAATCGGACGTCATGATCGACAAGATCGACGAAGAAGGTCCGATCGAACACATCCGCGCGACCATCATCGTCGAAAAAGAGACCCAAAAAGGGATCATCATCGGCAAAGGGGGAAGCGCCATCAAACGGATCGGCCGCAGTGCCCGTGAAAAAATCGAACGCCTCGCCGGACGGCCCGTCTATCTCGATCTCTTCGTATCGGTAAAAAAGGGATGGAGTTCGGATAAAAAAACTTTGAGTGATTTGGGATACGAATGGTAAAAATTCTTGCATCGGTTATAGTATCGTCGGGGTTGCTGTTCTCTGCCGAAGTGATTACGCTCTACAAAAGCGGCGGTAAAAAACTGATCGAAAAAGAGACCCTGAGCACCTCGTACTGGTCGGGAGACGTCAACCGTAAAGACCTCCGTTTCGGCTATTTCGAGCGGGCTTTTTCCCTCCTCTCGTGCAACAAGGAAAAAGGGGTGCTCGAACTCTACGCCCCCGATGCCCAGAAACGTTTTTCCCTTAAAAAACGTTACGGTGCCCTTACCGGCAAATACGCGGGGGACAAAATGGTCGAAGGAGACCTTCGGACCCCCATCGGGATTTATAACCTCGTCCAGAAGAAAAAAACGGTCGATCCGTTTTACGGACCGATGGCGTTTGTCACATCCTATCCAAATCTCTACGACCGTATCCGCGGCAAAAACGGTTCGGGGATCTGGGTCCACGGCGTTCCCCTCAGCGGCACCCGCGAATCGTTTACCCGTGGGTGTATCGCGATCAACAACAACGACCTGATTCAGCTCGACCGCAGCATCAATCCCGCCGACACCCTGCTCATTATCGATTCGGCACCCAAAAAGCCTGTCGAACCCGCGGCATATTCGGCGATACTCGCGGGACTGCACCAATGGAAATACGCCTGGACCTACAATGATCTCGAAAGCTATCTCTCTTTTTACGACCCTTCGTTCAAACGTTTTGACGGAATGGGGCTATCGCAGTTCAAATCATTTAAAGAACGGATTTTTGCGAAAAACGAAGTCAAAACGATCACGTTCAATAATATCAATATCATCCCCTACCCAGGGGAAAAACGGAATCTCTTCCTTGTCACGTTCGATCAGGTTTACGTCAGCGACAGCCACCGTTTTGAGGGGGAAAAATCGTTGCTGGTCGCCCTTAAAGGAGATAAAACCATCTCTATCCTGACCGAAGAATAATCGATGCGACTTCTCGCCTTCGCATTTTTGGTCTCCCTCGGATTGCATGCGTCTCCATTCTCTCTCATCAAAAAAGAAACCCGAACGCCGAATACCCAGACGCTACTGGTCATCGGGGGGATTCACGGGAACGAACCCGGAAGTTATTTCGCCGGCGCAATCCTTTCCGAACACTATCGGATCACCAAAGGGAATCTGTGGATTATTCCGGATTTAAACCGACAAAGCATCCAGGAAAACAATCGCGGAATCAACGGCGATCTTAACCGTAAGTTTGCCGACATCTCTCCCGACGATCCGGACTATGAAATCGTCAGAGAAGTCCAGAAAATCATCGTCAGCCCCGAAGTGGGACTGATTCTCAACCTTCACGACGGACACGGCTTTTACCGGAAAAAATACCTCAATACGATTTTCAATCCCAATGCATGGGGGCAGACGTGCGTCATCGACCAGCAATCGCTCGACCACGACCATCCTTTCGGCCATCTCGACCACATCGCGACCCAAGTGAGCCGAACCCTCAACGGAGGGCTGATCGAGGACCACCATTTCTTCGATGTTCGCAACACAAATACGCGCTTTGACGACGAAGCGATGCGCCATTCGCTAACCTATTACGCCGTTACGAACCACAAACCGGCGTTTGCTATTGAAACAAGCAAACATCTCCCTACCCTTCACCACAAAGTTTTTTATCAGCTGCGGGCCATCGAATGTTATATGGAGCTGATGGGGATCGAATTCGAGCGATCATTCAGTCTTGAGCCCGAAGCCATCCGGAATCTACTCGAATTGCGTGGAAATTTAACTATTAATAACAATTTTTATCTAAAAATGGAAAATTTAAGAAACAGTTTAAGTTTCATTCCGCTAAAATCAGGACGAAACGATTTTAAATTTTCCCATCCGTTGGGAAGTGTACGAAAAAACAAGAGTCACTACGATCTTTTTATCGGGAACCGGAAAATCGCTTCTCTGCTCCCGAACTATGCGGCAAACGACGACTGTATCAACGAAGTGAGCGTACAAGCTGACGGACAACAAAAAACATTATCTGTTGCTACAGATTTTTTTGTAACGGACGATTTTAAGGTCGTCAACCATAATCCCGGCATACGGCTTAACGTCATCGGTTTTACCGCGCGTGGGGTGAGAGACGAAAGCAACCTGCGCATACGGCGGGAAGATTTGGATACTAATTATTCCGTCGATACTTCCAAAAAGAGCTATCGGCTGGAGTTTTATCGGGAAAACCGTTTTTGCGGGATGGTCCTTGTACATTTTAAATAGGATAAACAGAGGATGAGTAAAAGCAAGCAGCAGACTTATTCGACCATCGTTTCGACCAACCCCTACAAGGGCGACTGGTACGTTGGTACGTTCAACACGATCTCGAAAACGACTTCACCCTCTTTTTCAAAAGAACAGTATGCCGTCTCCTTTCTGAACACCAAAGGGTTTATCTATACCCTCGTGGGTATCAGCAAAAATATCCCCGACGAGGACATCTATGATGCCCTGGAGACGAAAGTCTACGAAGACCTGGCGCTGGACATGGCGATCGAATACCATATCAAGCACATCGAAGCGCCGCAACGCGGGAGTGAATCGGAACGTTTTTTTCACACGTTCGTCGTCGATCCTCTGACTCTGGAACAGGAATTCGCGGGTGTCGTCGGCGAAATCAAATACGTTGACCAGATCGTCCCCGTTCCGTTGCTGCTCAAATCGCTCTACGTCAAAGACCTGATCGAAACTTCCGACATCCACTGTTTTATCTATTTTCAGGAAAATGACGCCTTTTTCTGTATCTACAACGAGCAGCAGTTCGTCTATGCCAAATCGTTGAAGTATTCGCTCAAACAGATGCACGAACGCTTCTGCGAACTTCTCGGTGAACAGATCGACTTGATGCAGTTTGAGCGGATGCTTGTCGAAGAGGGACTTAACGCCTCCCATCCCGAATATCAGAAAAATCTGATCAAACTCTTCGGAGAAATTTTCCTGCACGTCAGCGACGTCATGACCTACGCCAAACGGGCTTACGACATCCAAAAATTCGATCAGATTTTCATCGGTACTGGGGCCGGAAGCGTCAGCGGCCTCGACGAATACGCACAAACCTATCTTGGGATCCGGACCTCGCCTTTCGATTTCAATTACGGCTTCAACACGGGCGGATCGCGGGTCGATCAGATTCACCAGCTGATGCACCTCTACGGACGAATGGATGCCGATGAACGCTACGAGTGTAACTTCACCATTTTCCACCGTCCTCCCCCCTTCACACAGCGAGACAGCGGAAAAATGATTCTCGTCACCGCGGCTTCCCTCACCGCCGCACTCCTTTACCCCGGCGTGTATTGGGGGCTTTCGTACGTCGAAGAGTTCCGGCATGCCTTCCTCAGTAAAGAATACGAACAGGTCCATATCGAGAAAATGACCCGGGAAGCGACAATCAATTTGAAAATGGCCAACCGCAACGCGGCCGAAACGCTTCTCAACGAACAAAAAACGGCATATCAGCAAAAGCAGGACACCTTGGTGCAGGTCCACGACAAAAAAGTCAATTACCCGATGAAAGCCAAGATCATGGCCGACTTCACCCGTAGTTTCAACCAGTATCGCGTACAGCTCAAAAACGCTTCCTACACCGAAGATCAAAACGGAACGCAGAAAGTCTTTACGTTCGGCTTGGTTTCACCCTCGACCCAAAATATCACGGCGCTCCTCAAACATCTCACCGATGCCAAACGGGACAAATACGACTTCGAGCTGAAACTGATCTCGTTTAACGAGGAAGAAAAGTCCTATCTCGGCGAACTCAAGGCGGTAATCAAATGAAGTTCAATATCGAAGACTACCTCTACGCGCTCGACCACTCCCTGGCGCGAAAAAGCGAACGCGACAAGATGATGCTTTTCATCATGATTTTCGCATCGCTGTTCGCATTTTCGTATCTCTTTTTGTGGGAAAGTTCCGAGGCAAGCTTCAACGTTTCCCACGAAAAAGCGGTCAAGGTCGAAAATGATCTGAACGTCGACAAACAATACCTCGCGGCGAATCCTCCCGAGCGGATCAAACAAATCGAGCAGGAAACAATCGAAATCGAACGCCAGCACGCGCTCTATATCCAGTACAATGATTACATAAAGCAGCAGCTTGAACAAATTTCTTCCCTCTACTACGATGAAAAAGTATGGGGGGCGTATCTTGATTCCGTATCGCGATACGCCAGAGCCTACAATGTAAAACTGGCCAAATTCGGCAATACGCTCCAGACCGACAAAAGTTCGTTCGGGCATGTTCTTGACATCAACATCTCTTCCGAAGGGCCTTATAAAAACACCCTTAAATTCGTCAACGCACTCGAACAGAGCTTTCTCGTCGTCGACCTCCACGATTTCAACCTGAGTGCCGAAGAGAAGCTCAAAGGGAATCTGAATATCTCGGTATGGGGGATTGTACGCCAATGAGACCGTTTATCTTCTTGGGATTACTGAGCGCCCTGACGCTGCAAGCAGCCCTCACGACCGCCTCCCCTGCAGCCGCCTCACCCCTCGTGCCGGCACCGCAACAAGACAAGGAGCTGGCGTGGGTTGACGAGCAGATCCGCTCGATCCTCCCCGCAAGGGTCGGAATCTCGGACAGCTTCATCAATTCCCTGCGTGATCCGGTCAAACTCAAAAAACCGGCAGCTACGGCAACCCCGTTACAAGGCGGCAACAAGCTCCTGCCTCCTCCGAAACTGGGAAGTACCCTTACTCCGCCGCCGCCGCAAATCGTCGAAGAACCGCTGCGGTTGATGGCGCTGATGAACCAATCGGCCCTGATCAGCGGAAAATGGTATCGCGCCGGTGAAAACGTACGCGGATACACTCTCAGCGAGATCAAACCCTCTTCGGTACTGCTGACAGGGAAAAAAGCCCAAAAGCTGATCTTGTTTTTGACAAAACAAAACAACAATATTAAAATTAACACCAAATAGGAAAGTATCATGACATCCGTAATCAAACACCATGCACGCGCGTTAATGTTATCCGGTCTTGCGGCTGCCCTCCTCTCCTCCACCGCATTACAGGCGGACTGTACCTATGAACTTTTCAATATCTCTTCGGTCAAAGGGACGACCGTCGGCGAATTCGTCGATCAACTGAGCGAAGAGTGCGGGATGAGCGTCATCGTCGCCGATCCCGAAGCGGAAAAAGTCCTTGCCAAGGCGATGAACAAAACCTTCCTGAAAAACCTCACCATCAATGAAGTGCTTGATCTTATCATCAAGGAAAACGATCTGCAGTACACCCTCCAAAACAACGTCCTGAAAATTTCGTACCTGCAGACGAAAACCTATGCGATCGACTACATCATCTCCGAACGCCGAGGAACCGGCAGCGCCAACATTACCCTCAGCTCCAATACCGGATCAGCCCAAAGTACAACAGGAACGTCATCCGCTTCGTCTTCATCTTCGTCCGGCGGAAGCACGAATCAGTCAAAAAGCAGCACATCGTCCGAATCGGGAATAAAAATCACGTCTAACGACGAAGTTCTGTTCTGGGAAACGCTTGACAAAGAGCTTGAAAGCATTTTGAACCGCCCTGAAGACACTTATACCGCCAAAACACCGATGATCAATAAAAACGCCGGTCTTATCACCGTCACCGCTACGGGCGCGCAGCACAAGCGTCTTGACGCCTATTTGAACGATCTTGAAAAAAAGATGCAGACACAGGTCCTCATTGACGTCAAAATGTACAGTGTCGTTTTCAGTGACGCCTCGTCGACCGGTATCGACTGGTCCCAGCTATACGCGTTGCAGAATATCAAACTCGGGTTCGATTACGTCAGCAAAAACAACCTGGTCGAATATACCAACGACGGGGATCTGCTCGGAACGACCTCCTTTACCACGATGGGCCAGCAGGCGGTAAACAACGCCCACGCGTTTCAATTATCCGCTAAAGGGAGTCTGAACGAAGTGATCAAATTCCTCAAAACGCAAGGCGATGTCTATGCCATTTCAAACCCGAAAGTGATGACCCTCAACAATCAGCCGGCGCTGATTACCGCCGGGACGGAGCTCTTTTATAAAACATCGCAATCCAATACTCTTGCCGGAGGTTCAACCGGAACAACATCCCAAACCGAAATCGTCAGTTCGGTTTTCTCCGGCGTTTTGCTCGATATTACCCCCGAAATTGCCAAAGACGGTACGATCACCTTACGGATCAACCCTTCTATTTCGGAAGTGGCAAGCGATATTTCAGCAAACAATGCCGATCGTAAAATGCCGCCCGACCTGAGCCGCCGCCAGCTCTCGTCGGTCATTTCGGTCAAAGACGGCAACCGGGTCATCCTAGGAGGACTCATCAATACCAAAAACGTCAATGATACCAACAAAGTTCCGCTGCTGGGCGACATTCCCGTCCTCGGTCATCTGTTCAAACGCGAGGGAATCACGAAGCAGACCGAAGAGATCGTTATCATCATCGAACCGCACATCGTCAAAAAAGAGTCCGACAAACTGAGCCTGAGCGATTTGGGCTACACCCGTCTGGGGAATAAAATCGAAGAAGAAGCGAAGCAGGACACCAAATAAGGAAATGGTAGAAAACTCCCTTTTCTCAAAACCGCGCGATCTGTTTCTCGACGTCGTCAACGCCAGGGACTACGTCCAGATCGACAGCGTCTCGCATATGTACCAATCCCTCAAAAACTCGGTCGAAAAACCGCTCAAGATGATTCTCCTTTACGGAAAACCGGGGACGGGGAAAAGTATGCTCCTGCACAAGCTCCATTACGATCTTTCCAAACATCAGAAAGTATTCATGGTCGAAACCCCGATTATCGAGGAAGAAGATTTTTTGCGCGTTCTCGCACAACAGATTTTCGGACATTCTCCCAGAGAAGGGATCTCCCTGAACCGTTTCCTTGAAATCGCCAGCGCCCTTTCGCTGCCGAACGTCCCGATCGTATTACTGGACGAAGCGCAGCTGTATTCGGCTTCGCTGATGGAGAAGATCCGTCTCATTTCCGACGCCCGCGCCGTGAAATTTGTCATCACCCTCCACAAAACGGACAAAGAGGACGTCATCGCCAAAGAGCATTTCCAGACCCGTATCTGGGAGAGCATCGAACTCAAAAACGCGACTCCCGAAGAGCTGAAAGTGTACGTCCAGAAAAAACTTCTCAAAGCCAACTGCTTCGATGTCGCCAACATGTTCAACGACAAAAACATGAAGCTTATCGCTTCACTGACGCGGGGGAACTACCGGGAGACGAACAAACTCCTGTTTTCCCTCTTCGGCCTGTATTGCTGGTACGAAGAAAATCACCCTTCCGCCATCGGCTACAATGCACTCAAACCCAAATGGATCGAAATGGCCGCGATCCACACAGGACTGATCCGTGCTTGATATCCGCGATCTCGAACGGCGCTGGCTGAAATACAAACTCAAACGCTATCTCCCCTATACGGCGGCGGCATTGGTCGTTCTGGGAGGAGTCGTCATGTTCCTCCTCCCCACCCGCGAGGATTCCCTCTCTTCTGTCGCAGAATCGAACGGTTCTGAGCGATCGTTATTGCCTTCCTCTTCAAGAGCAGACCTCAACACCACCGTGCTCGAACCTTCCATGGAATTCGTCGAAACATTCCAGGGGCCGCTTGCCGCACACCCCGCACAAGCCGCCGCAGCTCCACGACTTCCGGCTCAGTCATCCCTTCCTCCACCGAAAATCCTTGAAATGCCCGAACCGCCGCAAACCGTTGGTTCGAGCCCGAAACCGGCCGTAGCGGGCGCTCAGGGCGAGCGGGGACTGCTCATCAACCGTAATGAGAGTAAAACCGATATCGAAGAACTCCAAAATCGCTTCAAGGAGACGTCCAACGCCAATCTCGGCCTCTACATAGCCAAATACCATTACGATCGGGGCAACTATGCCGAAGCGTATAACTATGCGCTCAAAACGAATGCGATCAACAGCCGGATCGAGGAGAGCTGGCTGCTGTTTTCAAAGGCGCTTGTCAAACTCGGGCGAACCGAACAGGCGAAAAAGACCCTCCAGCTGTATGTCCAGCAATCCGATTCGGATGCGGCCAAAGCGTTGCTCAATTCCATCGAGAAAGGGGCTTTTAAATGAGAAGGATCGTGACGGCTGCCCTGCTTTTTCTGGGTACGGTATCGCTCGCGGATGCGGGAGCCCAGCTCTATTCGCTCTATCAACGGGGACTCTACGCGCAAGGGTGCGATTTCGGCTACCGTTTCTTTACCCCGAACAAACGCAATGAAGCGTTCGTCTCGCTGGTGGGTTTTTCATGCCTCAAAGCCGATCAGATCGATCGTCTGGCCCCCGTCATCCCCGCTTTGCACGCAACCCCCGAATCCCGGGCCAACAGCGCCTATTTCTCGATGCTGCTGATGCAAAAAAAACTCCTCGCCCAGGCCCTGTACGACAACAAGCCTCTTAACGGCCTCAAATTTCCGACCAGCAGCCATCCTCTCTCCAGGGTGTTCGATTTCTACCTGCGCGATTCCAAACCGGCCGAAGCGGTCAAAGAGTATGCCGATCCCCAGGATCCGCGGCGATTCTACAAGCTCTACACCGCCGAAAACAACGGGCGCAAGAGCATAGCGATCGATGAGTATTATGATAGAATATTAACTTTTCATCACGTGTATTGATAAAGGACGGATATGGATCGTATCACCCATGACTTACTCGAAAAACGCCATATCACCCAACAGCAGATCGAGCGACTGACGACGCGGGGGGTTCAGGACGATACGATCCTCGAAACCCTCAGCAAAGTCGGAGCCGTATCGGTCAACTTTATCAAACGCTTCATCGTCGAGCAGATCCGTCTCGGCCGATACGAGCTCTCGATCATCAAAAATTACCATTTTCTCGACGAAGCCTCCATCCTCGCCCATCTCGCCGAAGTGATGGAGATCCCTTTTGTCGATCTCGATTCGATCGACATGGATTACCGTCTGGTCGAAAAGATACCTACCGTTCAGCTCAAACGCTACAACGTCCTGCCCATTTCGCAGGATGACATGTACGTCACGGTCGTTTTTTCCGATCCGCTCAACATCGAAGCCCAGGAGTCGGTTCAGCGTCTTTTCCCCCGTAAATCGCTCAAAGTGGCCGTTGCCACCGAAAAACAGATCCAGGCCTACCTGTTTAAAATCGAGCTCAAAGACAGCGTCAAGGAACTGGTTACCAACATCCGTAACGAATTGCGCAATATCGGTACGATCGAAGAGCAGCAGGAAGCTTCGTCGATCCTCCAGCTTATCGACGTTATCCTCAAAGCGTGTATCAAAGGACGGGCCAGTGACATCCACATCGAACCGACCGAAAAAAACTGCGTGGTTCGGGGACGGATCGACGGGAAACTGGCGGAAATTTTCATCTTCGACCGCGACATCTACCCTCCCCTGGCATCCCGAATCAAACTGTTGGCCAACCTCGATATCGCCGAACGCCGGAAGCCCCAGGACGGCCGTTTCTCCGCCGTCGTGATGGAAGCCGAATTCGATTTCCGTCTTTCCACGCTGCCGACGATCTACGGCGAATCGATCGTCATGCGTATCCTGGACAAAACCAAAGCCCTCGTGAAACTCGAAGACTCGGGGATGGACTCGGTCAGTTACCAGAAACTGATCAAAGCCCTTCACGCACCGTTTGGGATCATCCTCGTCACGGGTCCGACGGGAAGCGGTAAAACAACGACCCTGTACGGAGCGCTGAACGAACTGCGTAACGTCGAAGACAAAGTGATCACCGTCGAAGATCCGGTCGAATACCGGATGAACCTGATCCAGCAGGTACAGGTCAATCCCAAAGTGGGGCTGTCGTTTGCCGACGCGCTGCGTTCCATTCTCCGTCAAGACCCCGACAAGATCATGATCGGGGAGATCCGTGACCACGAAACGCTCGAAATCGCGGTAAAAGCGGCGCTGACGGGGCACCTTGTAATCTCGACGCTGCACACCAACGATGCCATCAGCGCCATCGCCCGGATGGCCGACATGGGGATCGAACCCTACCTCATCAGCGGTGCGCTCGTTGCGGTTCAGGCACAGCGGCTGGTACGAAAAATCTGCAAATTTTG contains these protein-coding regions:
- a CDS encoding GspE/PulE family protein, which encodes MDRITHDLLEKRHITQQQIERLTTRGVQDDTILETLSKVGAVSVNFIKRFIVEQIRLGRYELSIIKNYHFLDEASILAHLAEVMEIPFVDLDSIDMDYRLVEKIPTVQLKRYNVLPISQDDMYVTVVFSDPLNIEAQESVQRLFPRKSLKVAVATEKQIQAYLFKIELKDSVKELVTNIRNELRNIGTIEEQQEASSILQLIDVILKACIKGRASDIHIEPTEKNCVVRGRIDGKLAEIFIFDRDIYPPLASRIKLLANLDIAERRKPQDGRFSAVVMEAEFDFRLSTLPTIYGESIVMRILDKTKALVKLEDSGMDSVSYQKLIKALHAPFGIILVTGPTGSGKTTTLYGALNELRNVEDKVITVEDPVEYRMNLIQQVQVNPKVGLSFADALRSILRQDPDKIMIGEIRDHETLEIAVKAALTGHLVISTLHTNDAISAIARMADMGIEPYLISGALVAVQAQRLVRKICKFCKQEIEIPQTLLQEYSAYIPQGTVFYHGAGCKECNTTGYMGREMICEVLPMSEELSSMIARGSSKEELTKQAQKEGFVGMFENGMAKAVAGVTTLDEILRVAKV